From Malaya genurostris strain Urasoe2022 chromosome 2, Malgen_1.1, whole genome shotgun sequence:
CACCAtcaattttcagaaaggttcagtttcTGTTCATCggtaaatttattcatcatgtattctgcaaaggatCGAGAtacaacggctatgaaaattccTTTCCCCAAAATCTTCTGTTttagaatcatatcagatatattcaaagtgcgaacttttttcttatATTCATCGAGGAGAATGTTCGCTAGAGAACTTTTTACCATGTgaatcgcgtttgcaaaaaatcagttttgaacttttctgcagtgagtttgCTGATTGATGATGTTTTTGTCTGAAAACTACTcgtgaaaaatttcatttgcgattttcgaaattttgatttttccaaCACATTCATGTCATCACATCAGAAAAAAATGTACGCAGTACACATATGAAGAATGATTCGTTTCATTGAGTTGATTCTAAGATGCGAATTCCTCAAATCTCCAGTTTACCTCAACAAACAATGCCACTTGAAGATACttttagagatttttttttattaccctAATCTATCAATTTATCTTTTTAACACAAAcagtaaaaatatctgaaaattaaaTGTAATTTCTATGTTGACTGAAACAGTGACGAAGAAAATCTATACAATCTATAATTTCCattcaatataacataattttcCGGTTTGTTCCCAATTAATTATCCATGCAGGGTCAACTTTAGAAtagacaaaacgcatttttctgTCTACCAactgtattttccgtttactgatTGAGTTTCACATACTTCTCTTGCAATTTCCACTTGGTGCCATCACATCAGCGGCTAATTATTGCGACTTTGTGAGTTTTTCTGTTCCGTGACTTAATCGATACACGGACGTTCTTTGTGATCTaacgattctcggttcaagtcccaGTCGTTgccaatatttttgttttatatttcattcattttgaGGTATGTAATTTTCAAAGCACACAAAAAGTTCTGTTATATATGGTGGATGCATTTTGTTATAGCAGATTCAAAAAAACGTAAACGCTCTTTGGGGTGAATTTCTATTTCAGAATTGAAATCTGTCTAAAATTATTAAGCTTtgtaagttttaattttttttataaaacaatttcCTAAATATTTTGGGCTATCGTAAgagttttgaaattgtttttggaTGAATCATAAGTGTATTCCCAACCAGTTAAGAAGTGTATTTATTCCGTTTTATTTGTGAGCAACAAATGTAAGTAGTTTTTGGTGCCATATGTAGGTGTATATTACTTAGGTAAAACATAAGAAGATGGGCTGCAGACGACGAAATCAAATGTTGCAAGCTATTAAACATTGGTGTGCAAGCTATTAAACACTATTCtataatatttttataaatgTTTACTTCTATATACAAGATAGATATGGCTTATATTCAGCAATGTTGTGGCAAATGATATCATTTACATTTTTATCGCTTACTATGATTAGATATTATGCTCACAAAAAAATGTATGATCAAATTTCCATATTTTTAGCTTTCAACAAAACACTAACGTAAATGCTCTCAGGGGGTACATTTCTACCCTAAGGCAATTTAAAAAGGTTAAGTGCTCAACCGGTTaagtgaaattaaaataatacacCTGTGTAAATTGAAGACTAAACATCAGTTTGAATTATTGTAAGGCTTAACTATGGTTATAGTAAGCCGTAACCAAATAACGAAAGGGTTGAAGTAGCGTTTGTGTAGAAATATACCCCACAAGAGAGTTTTAGGGTTAAGATAGGGTTCCAAAGCagaaaaaattcttttaaattttagaacttgtgttttattgcaactttaaaaattgttgttcggacaatttcaaaatttaagcCAGTCAAGCGAACAATTTTTAGATATCAATATTAACTGAAAACTAATAAAATGCATTAATTTCTCTCATCCAGTTTCTGCCGAACTCGTTTGCGTACGTATATGCAATAGCATGCGCTCTTCAAAACCGGGCACTTTCCTTAGACATTCTGAGTACGATCGAGCTATGCGATGAGAAGCTACGCAACCAGCTGGGCATCTGTTTCATGGAACCAAACTCTAAAGTAAAACGCTATACTATTCTAGCATCTTTAGGTAAGTTTATCTAGTTTCGTGAAAATACACATTAAGATTAAGTTATTTATCGAAGTTTTAACATAACATCTTTTCTGCGGATCTGCGGAAAAAAGTACTGGGAATATTTTACTTACTTCACTGTTAGCTCATTGGACGTGAAAATAAAAAGTGAACACAACAAATTtgggaaaattgatgaaatcgttatttgaatcgatagaacgatcaatataatttaatgcttGAAAAAATTTTCCACAGGCTTTAAATCACAAGATTGGCCGCCTAAATTGATAAGCCGAttacgtgagataaactgttcaccgaaggcggctctcaatttggtaattgtttcgcgtgccgcttgggatgtggcaccgtcttgttgaaaccacatgccaGGTATGTCCAATTCTTTCATTTTTGGACAAAAgaaatcatcaatcatcacaCGGAAGTGCTCACCATTCACAATAACGTTCCGCCCATCGTCGCcgtggtagctcttgcaatgcttctgactggtcttcactccagatgcggcactTTTTGCTTGttaacgtatccattcaaccagaaatgagcttcttggatgaacacaatttttcgataaaaaaatacGATCTCTTAATTTCCTAATCGCCATAAAGAtactagccaaaaaatcaccctgtagatgTAAGCTCGATTTGAGAACAAGTGGAACGGATGACTCTCAGAaattaaataaacttatttattaACACAAGTTTCTGAAGTTTTCAGCTCTTCAATTTAAAGCAACTCTGCGAGAAGCGGTTTCAAATATTCttaaattttgacaacaatattGAACTCTTGGAAAACTGGGCTCTAGAATTATTGGAGACTTGgagtcttggactcttggactcttggactcttggactcttggactcttgtactcttgtactcttgtactcttgtactcttgtactcttgtactcttgtactcttgtactcttgtactcttgtactcttgtactcttgtactcttgtactcttgtactcttgtactcttgtactcttgtactcttgtactcttgtactcttgtactcttgtactcttgtactcttgtactcttgtactcttgtactcttgtactcttgtactattgtactcttgtactcttgtactcttgtactcttgtactcttgtactcttgtactcttgtactcttgtactcttgtactcttgtactcttgtactcttgtactcttgtactcttgtactcttgtactcttgtactcttgtactcttgtactattgtactcttgtactcttgtactcttgtactcttgtactcttgtactcttgtactcttgtactcttgtactcttgtactcttgtactcttgtactcttgtactcttgtactcttgtactcttgtactcttgtactcttgtactcttgtactcttgtactcttgtactcttgtactcttgtactcttgtactcttgtactcttgtactcttgtactcttgtactcttgtactcttgtactcttgtactcttgtactcttgtactcttgtactcttgtattcttgtactcttgtactcttgtactcttgtactcttgtactcttcccgggtagaagtgatgtgcaaaataataacaaaatctgTTATTAAAACATGGTAGAAATTAAAAtgattaatttgaaataagagttaaaatatcgaaaatcataacaaagcctgcgtgagaaaatagcaacaaaatattcatttctgtcattgtcattgtaatatcaagtatcgctatgacagtACAGAAACATCAATCCAAGATATGattgtaaaatttgttattattttgatctttgtttgctatttacacctacccggatTGAAGTCTTGTAAtcttgtatgtatgtgtatttgagtgtcttgagtgtcttgagtgtctcgaTTTTCTTGAATCTTTCGAATGTCTTGAGtgccttgagtgtcttgagtgtcttgagtgacTTGAGTGTCtttagtgtcttgagtgtcttgagtgtcttgagtgtcttgagtgtcgtgagtgtcttgagtgtcttgagtgtcttgagtgtcttgagtgtattgagtgtcttgagtgtcttgagtgtcttgagtgtcttgagtgtcttgagtgtcttgagtgtcttgagtgtcttgagtgtcttgagtgccttgagtgtcttgagtatcATGAGTGTCTGGAGtgccttgagtgtcttgagtgtcttgagtttcttgagtgtcttgagtgtcttgagtatcatgagtgtcttgagtgccttgagtgtcttgagtgtcttgagtgtcttgagtgtcttgagtgtcttgagtgtcttgaatatcttgagtgtcttgagtgtcttgagtttcttgagtgtcttgagtgtcttgagtttcttgagtgtcgtaagtgtcttgagtgtcttgagtgtgttgagtgtcttgagtgtctcaaGTATCTTgaatgtcttgagtgtcttgagtatcATGAGTgttttgagtgtcttgagtgtcttgagtgtcttaaatgtcttgagtgtcttgagtgccttgaatgtcttgagtgtcttaagcgtgtcttgagtgtcttgagtgtcttaagtgtcttgaatgtcttgagtgtctttagtgtcttgagtgtcttgagtgttttgagtgtcttgagtgccttgagtgtcttgagtgtcttgagtgtcttgagtgtcttgagtgtcttgagtgtcttgagtgtcttgagtatcatgagtgtcttgagtgccttgagtgtcttgagtgtcttgagtgtcttgagtgtcttgagtgtcttgaatgtcttgagtgtcttgagtgtcttgagtttcttgagtgtcttgagtgtcttgagtgtcttgagtgtcttgaatgtcttgagtgtcttgagtgtcttgagtttcttgagtgtcttgagtgtcttgagtttcttgagtgtcgtaagtgtcttgagtgtgttgagtgtcttgagtgtcttaagtatcttgaatgtcttgagtgtcttgagtatcATGAGTGTTTCGAGTGTCTTGAGTGACTTgagtgtcttaaatgtcttgagtgtcttgagtgtcttgagtgtcttgagtgtcttgagtgttttgagtgtcttgagtgtctcgaGTGTCTTGAgtatcttgagtgtcttgagtgtcttaagtgtcttgaatgtcttgagtgtcttgagtgtcttgagtgtcttgagtgttttgagtgtcttgagtgtctcgaGTGTCTTGAGTATCTTGAgtttcttgagtgtcttgagtgtcttgagtgtcttgagtgacttgagtgtcttgaatgccttgagtgtcttgagtgtcttgagtgtcttgagtgacttgagtgtcttgagtgtcttgagtgtcttgagtgtcttgagtgtcttgagtgtcttgattgtcttgagtgtcttgagtgtcttgagtgtcttgagtgtcttgagtgtcttgagtgtcttgagtgtcttgagtgtcttgagtgtcttgagtgtcttgagagtcttgagtgtcttgagtgtcttgagtgtcttgagtgtcttgagtgtcttgagtgtcttgagtgtcttgagtgtcttgagtgtcttgagtgtcttgagtgtcttgagtttcttgagtgtcttgagtgtcttgagtgtcttgagtgtcttgagtgtcttgagtgtcttgattgtcttgagtgtcttgagtgtcttgagtgtcttgagtgtcttgagtgtcttgagtgtcttgagtgtcttgagtgtcttgagtgtcttgagtgtcttgagtgtcttgagtgtcttgagtgtcttgagtgtcttgagagtcttgagtgtcttgagtgtcttgagtgtcttgagtgtcttgagtgtcttgagtgtcttgagtgtcttgagtgtcttgagtgtcttgagtgtcttgagtgtcttgagtgtcttgagtgtcttgagtttcttgagtgtcttgagtgtcttgagtgtcttgagtgtcttgagtgtcttgagtgtcttgagtgtcttgagtgtcttgagtgtcttgagtgtcttgagtgtcttgagtgtcttgagtgtcttgagtgtcttgagtgtcttgagtgtcttgagtgtctagagtcttgagtgtcttgaatgtcctgagtgtcttgagtgtcttgagtgtcttgagcagagctaataaaagtaattttcattgactgaaaaatagacgaaaatgacaagaaattactgtcactctcagcttcactTGCAAACTGTGAgatcgaaatccatgtccagtcaattaCATaaacgggacagtagtttcaaaattgtgttttttctttcatttaccctttcagtcatttgcagttttcagtaaaAATCCTATAGTACGcagcaggcccgtgcgcagggggagttttgggggttttaacccccccccccccccccatgaagaatttttttttaaattaagtttcatgaacaatggagtacttacaTTATTAAAGTGTAaagaacttgacaattcattttttttatcaattttttatcaattcacaaactgacataatttgccccccccccccgctttaatgatttctgcgcacgagcctgtcagaattcgttttacattgtcaatatagtggatgaggcgccttttcacctttttgacacccacctctccccttgaaccccccccccccccccccccatggatgattcctgcgcacgggcctgatacgcagtgtcgatatttaaccaaagctgtgagaattgaaaacgacagaaaaaggtttcacaataagttttaactgttggtgctcgaatttgtagtagttttggtttccaaagaagttctgggatgtaattacttcgatttgccatattttagtcactttttatagccaagcgtcacatattttcaatacatcgatgaaagaatgagaattaaaattctgctgttgctacctgaagacgttagtttggtttcgccttgtaacagaggaaagagtgacgttggcaattatgctctctcattttttcgatgaaaaacgaaaatgcttcgtctctcttcgtttgttctggtgtcggtcatttacgaatgagacagtaaaactttgaaaatgagactgttggaatgatttctttcattgagaatgcgtgacaattttaagctctggtctTGAGTGTCgtaagtgtcttgagtgtcttgagtgtcttgagtgtcttgagtgtcttgagtgtcttgagtgtcttgagtgtcttgagtgtcttgagtgtcttgagtgtcttgagtgtcttgagtgtcttgagtgtcttgagtgtcttgagtgtcttgagtgtcttgagtgtcttgagtgtcttgagtgtcttgagtgtcttgagtgtatAGAGCAGATGCTTGCGGTGAAAACTCCCCTAAACAGAACTTAGGAAACgaaaaataatattcaataaAGTTGTATTGTAGTGCATAAGAACTGTTCGTTTTCCTCCCAAAACAATTccccaacaaaaaaaatcatactaACAAAAAAATATGGATTTTTTATGTGTTAAatatttgcaatgaaaatttgCAGGCAATCGAAGCACGTAAAAGCGTACAATTTAAAACAAAGTTTATAGAAAtcggttgaaaatttttcgagaaagatattttCCAAAAGAAAAGTTATTTTCGGAAGTATGTACTCTCAGaataattaataaaatatcgatttttagcCAAAACTTTGTTTATGATCCCTCAGATAATTTATTGTTGAACACTTTTGAGAAGTCAATCTGTTTTTGGCAACCAGGATAGAAATTATCCCACCGGATCAATATTTCCAGTGGTCAGTCGTAATGGCGTTTCTTTCGAATGTGACGATTTTGGGACACATACAAAAACTCAATAAAGGAATGAACAacgattcgcccttattctgaataacgacgtattgatttttcgatcgaatgtggttcgatcgaatcatagctacctttgattttgctagcgttattgggaatacaattgaaatacgagggaaaaaacgatacgacgttattcagaataagagcgaataaaatttagtaaaactagaagaaggaaatcaaaggaTACTACGTACGATGGGTGATGCGCCCCCTTTCGAGACGAAGCTTGCGGTTCACCGATCGAGAGTtgtcagttatttatggtttcATTTATCAAGTAGCGGCGGTGAAGCGCAActgagaagaaaaaataaaaaacaaacaagcAAGAACACTGATGGTTAAACATGATCCCCGGCTACAGGGTGCTATCCTGTTTGCTTTTCAGTGGTTTGAACGTTCATAGCCAGCCAACCGTAAACTTTCTGGTTTACCCTGATAGCTAGTACGTAGGAGTGGAAAAATCTGAAACAGAATTTATTTTTCTTCtcatatatgttttttttttgttcccatTCCTGCATCCGCATCCGGATCTTCCTCTCGCGACTGCCGACGATGGATGGCGCGACCCATTCCGGAACACCAGTCATTGTCACCTGCGGCAGTGCACTGTGCGGTTTGAACTTTATGATTGGCGTTAATTGGTCTGAAATCTGGACGCTCTTCTATTGGATCGCATTCTGTATGCCGAAGGTAAGTGGGTTCAAATATTTGATAGCGATGACCAACCAGACTCCGTTGTTTCCGATTCATCGTCCCGTTTCTGGCTCTGGCATCGGTTCGATTTGGTGACAGTTGACGACCGGACAGAGAGTCGCCCATTTTTCGGAAATGGACTCGTATAGTGGTTAGGTTTTTAGCTGACCGTACAATATTTGCTAAGTGGTATTTTTGTTGTAAATGGGCTGccaaaatcaaagcaattagCACAACACTgatttgtgtgttttttttttgttttctgagtTCATACGGCGAACTAATCGGATGTACCAAAAGTGGACTGGGTTGGTGACTGGATCAATGAACGGGAGATTTAGAGTGCTTCGAACGTTGAGTGCTTCCTATGTCAATTATTGCAATGTTTTTTAATGTAGCTAATGTATATTTAGAACATACGAtgctttcagttttttcatgGATTAGTAACACATTTTCGAGGCAATCACTGCGGATGACTTAATCTGTTAGACATCGTAAGAGCTTTGCTGGTTTCGAATTTATCAACTAGCAAACCAACCTCGAAATCGAAACAAAACCTCTCGGTTTTTCACTTTCGTCTTCTCCCTTTTCCAGGTCGGTCTGTTGATTTTCAGTTTCCAGTTCGCTGGCAGCATAATGCTCCTGTCCAACCGATCGATTCTGTTGCTGAATGCGATAGAGTACGTATGCAACCGGTTCCGTTACTTGCTTGCCACTGCCACGGAAAATTGAACCTTTTCTGTTCGATTTGGTATCGTTTTTCAGCAATTATTTAGGTGAAATTGAGCAGCAGATGAAATGCAAACCGTTGGGTCTGATCGATTTTAGTAACCAGGACCCACCGAGCTATCGGAAGCTGACCCCTGTTGCACCGGTGGTCGGCAGTATGGTCAAGGTGCGTCCCATGCTCTCGTCGGACACCATCGAAACGGTTGGCCAAGTGACCGTACATCTGCAGCAGCTAGCGACCAAGATAAACGACTGCTTCGGGAAGCAGGCCATATTTTCGCTCCTGTCTGCGTTCATCAGCATCACGGTGCAGCTCTACTATCTGCTGAACCAGATCCGGACCGAGTTTGCCTACCAGGGAGCGGTGCTTCACGGACTGGCTGCTGGTAGCATTCTGGTGCTGCACGGGCTCGAGTTTTGGGTGCTGTTCACCAGCGGAGAAAAAGTCCGACACAAGTGGCGAAAGTTGATCAACTGTGTGTTCCTGGCGAAGGCCAAATCCAGCGACAGTGAATATCGGGCCAAGGTA
This genomic window contains:
- the LOC131427356 gene encoding putative gustatory receptor 2a, whose amino-acid sequence is MLPIKPFYYLSKLFGLCPYPLDAGTVSGKTRTGQAGHLLPTFAALLFYHFTMASIFWRSGGASEISAAANWIQFLPNSFAYVYAIACALQNRALSLDILSTIELCDEKLRNQLGICFMEPNSKVKRYTILASLVIVTCGSALCGLNFMIGVNWSEIWTLFYWIAFCMPKVGLLIFSFQFAGSIMLLSNRSILLLNAIDNYLGEIEQQMKCKPLGLIDFSNQDPPSYRKLTPVAPVVGSMVKVRPMLSSDTIETVGQVTVHLQQLATKINDCFGKQAIFSLLSAFISITVQLYYLLNQIRTEFAYQGAVLHGLAAGSILVLHGLEFWVLFTSGEKVRHKWRKLINCVFLAKAKSSDSEYRAKLDDLIAFMTCNVPEFHAYGFFPIDFSVLTGMASSITTYLIVLIQFKISEEEETGTQGKSTQQGTGQYSPFFMGK